A stretch of Panthera tigris isolate Pti1 chromosome E2, P.tigris_Pti1_mat1.1, whole genome shotgun sequence DNA encodes these proteins:
- the LOC122234116 gene encoding polycystic kidney disease protein 1-like 2, which translates to MASKPPRGLPWWCVLGGWLLVAATSGVAAFFTMLYGLHYGRASSLKWLLSVAVSFVESVFVTQPLKVRLSWSPVPTLSLLPADLSLGFYHPFIYSLQAYTAPGWQ; encoded by the coding sequence ATGGCGAGCAAGCCTCCTCGCGGCCTGCCCTGGTGGTGTGTCCTGGGGGGCTGGCTCCTGGTGGCGGCCACCAGCGGCGTGGCGGCCTTCTTCACCATGCTCTACGGCCTGCACTACGGGCGGGCCAGCTCCCTCAAATGGCTCCTCTCCGTGGCCGTCTCCTTCGTGGAGAGTGTGTTTGTCACCCAGCCTCTGAAGGTCAGGCTGTCCTGGTCCCCTGTGCCCACACTTTCCCTCCTGCCAGCTGACCTGTCCTTAGGCTTCTACCATCCCTTTATCTATTCATTACAAGCTTACACAGCACCTGGTTGGCAATGA